From the Streptomyces sp. SN-593 genome, the window GGACCGCGCGATCCAGTTGCACGGCGCCGGCGGGGTGTCCCAGGACTTCCCGCTGGCGGAGCTGTGGGCGGCGGTCCGGACCCTGCGGCTGGCCGACGGCCCGGACGAGGTCCACAAGCGGTCGCTCGCCCGCCGCGAGCTGCGCCGCTACGCCTGACCCCGGGGCGGCGCGTCACACCGGTCCGGGGACGTCCCCCCGGCGGTGGGCCGGCCGCGCGGGTTCCCCCGCGCCCCTGGGTTCGGACGGCTTCCTCCGTGCGAGGGGCGGCACCCGCCCAGGGGCGCGGGGGAACCTCACGGAAGGACGACGAGCCGTCCCACCGTCGTGCCGTCGCTGACCCTCTGGACGGCGTCGGCGGCCGCTGTGAGGGGAAGGCGTTCGCTGACGAGCGGCTTGACCGCGCCCTTGGCGGCCAGGTCGGTGAGTTCGTCGTGGGCCCGCCGGACGGCCGCCGGGTCCTGCGTGTTGTACAGCCCCCAGTGCAGCCCGAGGATCGTGTAGTTCTTCACGAGCGCGTGGTTGAGCCCCGGCGCGGGGATCGTCCCGCTGGTGAAGCCGACCACCACGATGCGCCCTTCGAAGGCGATGCACTTCGTGGACCGGGTGTAGGCGTCGCCGCCGACCGGGTCGTAGACGACGTCGGCGCCGCGCCCGCCGGTGGCCTCCTTGACCACGGCCACGAAGTCCTCGCGGTGCCGGTCCACGACCACGTCGGCGCCCGCCTCGCGTGCGGCGCCGGCCTTCTCCGGCCCGCCGACCACGCCGATGACGGTGGCGCCGGCCGCCTTGCCGAGCTGGACGGCCGCGCTGCCGACGCCGCCGGCCGCAGCGTGCACCAGCAGCGTCTCGCCGGGGCGCAGCGCGGCGCGGCGGTGCAGGCCGAACCAGCCGGTCTGGTAGCCGATGTGCAGGGCGGCGGCCTCGGCGTCGTCGAGCGCCTCGGGCGCGGGCAGCACGCCGGCCGCGGGCACCACCGCGTACTCGGCGTACGCCCCCGCGGGCAGGGCGACCGGGCTGATGACGCGGTCGCCGGGGGTGAGCCCGGCCACGCCCTCGCCGGCGCGGACGACCTCACCGCACAGCTCGACGCCGGGGGTGAAGGGCAGCGGCGGCCGGACCTGGTACTGGCCGCGGCACAGCAGCGCGTCGGGGAAGTTGACGCAGGCGGCGCGCACCCGCAGCAGCACCTCGCCGGGGCCGGGCGCCGGGGTGGGTATCTCGTCGAGGCGCATCGCCTCGCGCGGTTCGCCGTTGTGGTGGACGCGCCATGCCTTCACGTGGGATCTCCCGGGGTCGCGGGCGGCCGCAACGAGTGCAGCAGCAGGTCGGAGAACTCGGCGGCGACCTGCTCGGCGGTGAGCGGGCCGTCCGCGTGGTACCAGGTGCCGAGGTGGTGCACCGAGCCGAAGAAGTAGTCCACCACCAGGTCGGGGCGGGGTTCGGGCCGCAGGAGGCCGTCGCGCTGCCCCTCCTCGATGAGCGCGCGGAACGTCTCGTGGTAGCGGCGGCGCTCGGCGCGCACCGCCTTCTGCTTCTCCGGACCGAGCTGGTGGATCGAGCGGAAGAAGATCTTCGTGTCGTCGAGGTTCTGGATGCTGGTGACGACGACGTCGGCGGCGGCCTCGGCGATCCGCTCGGTGACGGGGACCGGGCGGGCCGCGATCGCGTCGAGCCGTTCGGTCTGCAGCCGCAGCACCCGCCCGTAGATCTCGTGCAGCAGGTCGTCCTTGGAGCCGAAGTAGTGGTAGAGGGCGCCCTTGGTGACGCCGGCGGCCTCCACGATCTCCTGCACCGAGGTGCGGTCGTAGCCGCGCTCGGCGAACAGCCGGGTGGCCTCGGCGAGCAGCCGTTCGGGCACGGCCGCGGTCGCGCCCGGTGCGGTGGTGCCCGGTGCGGTGGCGCCCGCTCGCGCGGTGCCCGGTCCCGTACCGCCGCCACCGCTGCTGCCGCTCGTCGCCTTGCGTGCCATGGCTGCCCTCTCCTCGTGCCGTCCGGTCGGCCGGCGGCGTTCCGGCCGGTACGGACCCTATCCGGCCGCCGCCCTCAGTTCGCGGCGCAGGATCTTTCCGGTCGTGGTCTTGGGCAGCTCGACGCGCACCTCGACCTGCCGCGGGTACTTGAAGGCCGCCAGCCGCTCCCGGCAGTACGCGACCAGTTCCTCCGGCTCGACGGCGGCGCCCGGCTGGAGACTGACGTACGCCTTCACGCTCTCGCCGCGGTAGGCGTCGGGCACCCCCACGACGGCGGCCTCGCGGACGGCCGGATGGGTGTAGAGGACGTCCTCGACCTCGCGCGGCCAGACCTTGAAGCCGGAGGCGTTGATCATGTCCTTCTTGCGGTCGACGACGTACAGCCAGCCGTCCTCGTCCATGAAGCCGACGTCGCCGGTGCGCAGTTCGCCGCCGGGCAGGCCCGCCGCGGTCTCCTCCGGCTTGTTCCAGTAGCCGGGCACCACCATCGGACCGCTGACCGCGATCTCGCCCTGCTGCCCGAACGGCACCTCGGCGCCCGTGTCGTCGAGGATGCGGACCATGGTGCCGGGGCCGGGCACGCCGACCGCGAGGGTGCCCGACTCCGGGTCGACCGGCGCCTCCAGGCCCGGCGGCACGCTCGCGCACGGCGCGGTGCACTCCGTCAGGCCGTAGCCGTTGGCGAGGTAGCGGCCGCCGGAGCGGGTCCGGAAGGACTCGACCACGGCGGGCGGCAGCGGAGCGCCGCCCGAGGCGATATGCCGGAAGGAGGCGAAGTCGCCGGGCGCGGCGTCGGGCCGGGCGAGCAGCGCCATGAACGCGGTCGAGGGGCCGACGGTGAAGGCCGGGCGGTGCTCGCGGAACGCGTCGAGCACCACGCCGGGCTCGAAGCGGTAGGCGAGCGCCACGCTGTGGCCGCCGGCCAGGGCCGCGGCGAGCTGGCAGACCATGCCGGTGATGTGGAAGAGCGGTGCCAGCACGAACACCACCGCGTCGTCCGGGAGTTGCTGGAGGCGGACCTGGCGGTGGGCGTTGAAGGAGATGTTGCCGTGGGTGTTGAGGGCGCCCTTGGGGTGGCCGCTGGTGCCGGAGGTGTAGCTGACCAGCGCGGTGTCGTCCGCGGCGGGCAGGTCCGCGGCGGAGCGTACCGGGCTGGGCCCGGCGTGGGCGCGGGCGACGGCGAGGACGTCCGGCGGCACGCCGGGGCCGTCGGAGGCGGTTCCCGCCGGGGTGGAGCCCTCGGGGGCGGGACCGTCGGAGGCCGGGAGCTCTGACGTCCCGGGCCGGGGGCGCTGCCCGAGCACCCGGGCGTCGTCGCGGGTCTGCAGGTCGTGCTCGTCGGCGGTCAGCGCGATCCGGACCGGCGAGTCGGCCACGGTGTCGCGGACGTACGCCTCCCAGGCGGTGCGCGAGCACAGGATCGCGGCGGCCCCCGCGTCGTGCAGGATGTGGGCCAACTCCCCGCTCTTGTACATCGGGTTGACCGGGATCACGACGCCGCCCGCCTTCCACGCGGCGAGCAGGCCGATCACGAACTGCGGCACGTTCTGGAGCATGACCGCGAGGCGGTCGCCGGGGGCGAAGCCGCGCTCGGCGAGGTGGCGGGCGAGGCCGTCGGAGAGGGCGTCCAACTCGCCGTACGCCAGGGTGCCGTCGAAGTAGCGCAGCGCGGGGCGCTCGGGGGTGCGCCCGGCGACGGCGAGGAAGGTGTGCAGCACGGACGGCGGGTGCTCGCTCGCGGCGCGCTGCTCCTGCGTGAAGTGCTTCAGCCAGGGCTGGTCCGCGGAGGTCGTCATGCCCGTCCGCCCCTCTCCGCCCCGGCGGCGTCCGCCGGTCGCTCCTCCGCGGCGGCGAGTTGCTGCTCGTACTGGCGCTGGAGCTTGTTCATGCCGCCGAGCCAGCGCTCGGGTTCCGCGGCGCGGGCGGCGTAGTAGCCGGCCACCTCGGGGTGCGGCAGGATCAGGAACCGCTCGGCCGCGATGCCCTCGATCACCGCGTCGGCCACGTCCTCGGGCTCGATGGCGGTCGGCGCGAGCACCAGGTCGCCGGCGGGACCGGTGGTGGAGAGCATCGCGGTGCGCACCCCCTGCGGGCAGACCGCGTGCGCGCGGACGCCGCGGTGCCGGTAGGTGAGCGACAGCCACTCGGCGAAGGCGAGCGCGCCGTGCTTGGTCACGGAGTACGGTGCCGCGCCGATCATCGTCAGCAGGCCGGCGGCGGAGACGGTGGACACGAAGCGGCCGGAGCCGCGCTCCAGCCACTCCGGCAGCAGGTCGCGGGCGGCGCGGACGTGGCTCATCACGTTGACGTCCCAGGCCAGTTCCCAGGCGTCCTCGTCCGCCTCGGGACCCCCGCCGGTGCCGACGCCCGCGTTGGCGCAGAACACGTCGATGGTGCCGCCGAGCGCGGTCCGCGCGGCCGGCACCACGCCGGAGGCGTCGCCGGGCACCACCGCCGCGTCGATCTCGGCGGCGGTCGCGCGGGCGGCGTCGGCGTCGAGGTCGTTGACCGCCACCCGGGCGCCCTCGGCCGCGAACCGCCGGGCGAGTGCGGCCCCGATCCCGCCCCCGGCCCCCGTGACGACCACCCGGGCGCCGCTCAGCGCTTCCACGACCACGACGTGTCTCCTTCGACTCGACGGTGCGACCTTCTGCATACTAAGCGGTCGGTCACCGCTGCGGAAGGGCGGACGCGGCAGGGCCGGGCCCCGTCCGGGACCCGGCCCCACGCCGTACGGTCGGCGCCGCCGAGCGGCGCCTCACGTGTCCGGCGCGTCCGGCGCGTTCAGGCGCGCTGAGCACGTCCGGCGCGTTCAGGACATCCAACGCGATCAACGTGCTCGGCGTGCTCAGCGTGCTCAGCGTGCTCAGCGTGCTCAGCGTGCTCAGCGGTGCGAGGGGAACTCCACCACCTGCTGGTAGGTGGGGCGGTTCTGCCAGCTGATCCGGTCGTCGGTGATGCCGCCGAGCGGCCGCTGCACGATCGAGTCGGCGCACCACTGGTCGCCGGCCGCGCAGCCGCCGTCGTCGCCCGGGTAGACGGTGGTCGCCGGGGTGGCGGCCGCCTGCTTCAACGTGGACAGCAGGATGTTCCGGCAGGCCGAGAGCTGCCCGCCGCCGCAGTAGGTGTGCGCCAACGGCCCCTGCACGCTCTGCCCGAGCACCTTGCGCAGGTCCTTGTCGACGTACGACCACCAGCCGTACTGGAAGGAACTGCCCGCGTGCGAGCCGGTCGGCCCGTGCCCGGCCGACGGCGACTCGTCGATGGTCAGGTCCGCCGCCAGCGCGTTGTACAGGTCGGTGCCGAGCCCCGTCTGGAACTCGCCCTGCACCAGCAGCGGCCACCACGCGTCCATGGTCCGCACCGCGTCCGCGTCGGCGTACGTGTGCGAACCGGCCGAGGTCTCGGTGCGCTTGGTGCCGTCCGCCAGCCACGTGGTCAACTGCTGGACGGCGGCGGCCTCCTGGCTGTCGGTCACCGGCGCGCTCTTGATCACCTGGAGCAGTTCGGGCAGAACGTCCTCACCGCGCAGGTCGGTCAGCGACGCGCTCGACATCGCCTTGACCAGCGACGCCCGGGTCACCCCGCCGGCCTGGACCAGCGCCTTGACCCGGTCCTCCAGCAGGTCGGCCCGGTGCACCGAGCCGTTGCCGAAGCCCGCCGAGGTGTAGCCGGGGGCCTGCTTGTTGTTCCAACTGATGTAGTAGTCCTGGTCGACGGACTGCGGGTGCTGCGAAGGCGGCGTGTAGGTCGCCGTGTTGTGGGTCGGGTCCCAGCCCTGCCAGTCGTAGGCGCCGGTCCCCCACACCGGGAAGGACGCGTCCACCCCGGCCGCCCGCACCGGGTTGGTGCCGCTGTTGTAGTACGCGGTCTGCCGGGAGTCGGCGTAGAACCAGTTGAAGGTGTAGTTGATGTCCTGCGCCGCCTTCTGGAACGACGCCGCGTCGTGCACGAACCCCGGGTCGTTCAGCTCCTGGAAGCCGATGATCGAGTCCGCCTCGTGCATGTACGAACTGCGCAACTGCGTGTAGGCGACCGGTTTTCCGCCGACCGTGGCCCGGTAGATCACCGGCCCGTACGCCGTCCGCCACACCTGCATCCGGTACGACCCGGCGGGGGTGGAGTCCGCGAGCGTCGGCGTCCAGGAGTTGGTGCGCTCCAGCTTCTCCATCGGCACGCAGCTACCGTGCAGGATGTAGTGCGTGTCGTCCTGGCAGAGCTGGACCGCGTAGGTGTCGGTCACGTCCTGCGAGGCGGAGGTGGCGCTCCACGCGTAGTCCTGGCCGCGGCCGAGTTCGACGTACATGCCCAGCCCCGCGAACGACGCGCCGCGTGCGCTGATACCCGGGCCCTGGAGCTCCTGGAGCATCAGCAACTGCGGTGCGAAGTAGCCGGTCTGCGGGCCGAACACGGCGACCGGGTGGCCGCTGGCGGTGTGCGCGCCGCTCACCACCAGCGCGTTGGACATGCCCTTGCGGGGGTCGGAGAACATGTTCGAGGGCAGCACCCCCGGGCTCTTGGTGGTCGACTGGGTCGCCCCGCCGGTCGCGTCGTAGACCAGCGGCTCCGGCACCACCGAGCCGGGGTCGGGCAGCGCCTCGCCCTGCGCGCTGGCCGGCTTGCCCGCGTACGGGAACGAACTGCCGTCGTGCACGGTCGAGGTGGCCTCCGGGTCGTCCCGCTCCCGGAACGACTCCCACACGTTCGTGCCGTCCTGCACGCCGTACTTCTGCTGGGCGGCCAGCAGCGACAGCGCCGACTGCACCTCTCCCCCGCCGCCGGTGCCGAAGAGCGCGCCGATCACCGAGGCGAGCGCGATCAGGTCGGTGAGCTGGAACGGCTCGATGTCCCCGGCGTTGGTGATGGCGTTCACGTGCCCGGTCAGGTCGTACTCGCCGGGGAAGTACCGGCCGCTCTTCGCCGCGGTGATGTAGGCGTTGATGCCGTCGATGTAGTCCTGCGCGTCCGCGAGCGCCTGCCTGCCGCGGTCACCGCTGTTGTTGCTGAGCCAGTCGACCTGGGCCTGGAGGTCGGCCTCGGTGTAGGGCGCCTGCTGCCAGAACTCCTGCTCCAGGCCGCGGTTGGCCGCCGCGCCGCCGGCGAACGACGACAACTCCCCCCGGCCGACGTGCCGGAAGAGGTCCATCAGCCACAACCGGTCCTGCGCGGCGGCGTATCCCGCCCCGAACTCGGTGCCGTCCCGCGTGGTGCCCTTGATGTGCGGCACCCCGGTGGCCTTGTCGCGGGTGATCGTGACGTCGGAGCGCGGGCTGACCACCGAGGCGACCTGGTTCGAGGGCACCCCGAACGAGGACGAGTTGAAGAAGTTGCTCAGCGTCGCGTCCGTCAGGTTCTGGTACCCGGTCGCGAGCGAGGAGTACGGCCCGAGCTGGTCGGTCGTGTGGGCCGGGCGCGTACCGAACGCCTTGTTGGCGAGGATGTCGGCGAGGGTGGCGTTGCCGTTCTCGCCGGGCGGCAGGATGTCCGAGCACTGCCCGCCGCAGTAGTCGGTGGTGGGGTCCGCGGCGTGCGCGGCCATCGCGCCCGGCGCCAACAGGGTGGCGCCGAGGGCCAGCAGCGCGGCGGCGGCCGCGGTTCTCAGGGTGCCGATCCGCCTGCCGACGCGCGTGCCGATCCGTCGTGGGGTCCGTAGCGGCATGTCTGCTCCTTCCGGATACCGGTGCGCGGAGGTTACCGCCGGTACGGACTCCCCGGAAGATGAACATACGTCAGCTTTTCGTTTTCTCCGGCGCTCCATTTGGCGTGAACACGACGATACGTGCGCACATCGCCCGGACCCGCGGGGCCGCCGCCGTCACACGGCCCGCAGCACGAACACGCCCCACCCCAGGTAGCGGCGCTGGTACTCCAGATGGGTACGCCGGCTGTGGGCCAGGAACTCGCGCATGTCCGCCGCGTCCCGGTGGTCCGCCGGCACCGCCCGCAGCCAGTCCGAGATCGCGAACCACTGCTCGGCGACGTAGCGGTCCCAGCTGTCCCCGTCGGCCAGCACCATCTCCACCAGCTCCGTGCCGGCGGCCTCGAACCGGTCCAGCGTGCCCACCAGCGAGGTGAAGTCCTCCGGCTCGAACCCCATCGCCTCGAACGCCTCCTTGGGCGCCGGCTCGGTCAGGTACGGCTCGCCGACCAGCATCAGCCCGCCCGGCCGCAGCGCCCGCCGCAGCAGGTCGACGGTGCCGCCGAGCCCGCCGCCGATCCACGTCGCCCCCACGCAGGACACGACGTCGAACGCCGCCGGCTCCGCCTCGTACGCCCCCGCGTCGCCGCGTACGAAGTCCACCCGCTCGGCCACCCCCAGCTCCGCGGCCCGCAGCCGGGCCGCCGTCAGGAACACCTCGCTCAGGTCGACCCCGACGCCCCCGGTGCCGTACCGCTCCGCCCAGCGGGTCAGCATCTCCCCCTTCCCGCACGCCAGGTCGAGCTGCCGCTGCCCCTCCTTCAGGCGGCAGACCTCGCCGAGGAGCATCAGCTTCTCGTCCGTGATGGGGTTCAGGATGCGGTGCCCGGACTCCGCGATCTCGTGATGGCGCAGGCTCATGCGACTCCTCGGCCGTACAGGCCCCCGGCGGGGGCAGAACCCGCGCATCGTGCCTGATCCGGGGGCACGGGTGCCAGTCGATATCGCGCGGCCGGGGAGGAGGTGGAGCCGCAGGCCCGGCAGCCGGGACGCCTCGGCGGTCCGGGCCTGCTCCCGGGCCGGTCCGGCGGCTCCCCGCCGTGAGCCCGGCAGGATCCGCCGGACAGGCCCTAACGCCGGTCGAGCCGCAGCAGGCTCTCCGCCGTCGCGAGCACGGCCTCCTCGCCCGGCCGGGGCGCCCAGCCCAGCAGCCGTCCGGCCTTCGCCGCGCTCGTGCGGCGGATCGGGACCGGGCGCGCGGCCGCCTGGCCCGCCGGGTCCGCGTCCGCCGGGCCGGCCCCCTGCGAGACCTCCTCCGTCGGCACCCGCGCCCCGGCCGCGCCCAACCGCTCCTTGAGCAGCACCGCGACGTCGCGCAGGGACGTCACGTCCCCGGCCGCCGCCACGAACCGCTCACCGGCCGCGGCCGGGTCGGTCATCGCCCGCAGGTGGAGGTCGGCGACGTCGCGGACGTCCACCACCGCGAAGTACGTCCGGGGCACCGCCGTCATCCCGCCGTCCAGCAGTTGCCGGACCAGGCCGACCGAGGCGGAGTAGTCGGGCCCGAGGACCGGGCCGAAGACGCCCACCGGGTTGACCACCGCGAGTTCCGTCCCGCCCCCCTGCGTCGCGGCGAACTCCCAGGCGGCGCGCTCGGCCAGCGTCTTGGACTTCACGTACGCGCCGACGCCCGGGCCCTCGACGTCGGTCCAGGTCTCCTCCGTGAAGGGCGCGTCGGTCGGCGGGTGGCCGTAGCCGATCGCGCCGAAGGACGAGGTGAGCACCACACGACGGACCCCCGCGTCGCGCGCCGCCCGCAGCACCCGCAGGGCGCCGTCGCGGGCCGGGACGACCAGGTCGTCCTCGTGGGCGGGCTCGCCGGCCGGGAAGGGCGAGGCGACGTGCAGGACGTACGCGCACCCCGCGACGGCCTCGGCCCAGCCCTCGTCGGCGCCGAGGTCGGCGACGGCGAAGGTCAGGGTGCCGTCCGAGCCGTCCAGGACCGTCCCGTTCGGGGTCGTACGGTCCGGGGTCGTACGGTCCGCCGCGCCGCCCGCCGCCGCGCGTGCCTCGGTGCGGCCGGCCGCCACCATGGCGCGCACGTCCGCCTCGCGCGCCGGGGAGCGGACCGTGGCCCGTACCCGGTGGCCCGCCTCCAGCAGCCGCACCACGCAGTGCGCGCCCACGAATCCCGAGCCGCCCGTGACCAGTACCAGTTCGCCGCTCATGCCGTCCGCTCCCGTCTTCCCGGATCTCCGGCGGACGCCCGCCCGCCGGCACCGTCGATGATGCGGCCGCCCGTCACGGACAGTAAGACCCCGCGGACCCTGGTAACGCCAGGGACAGGATGAGCGGCGCGTCCCGCCGTACGCTGGGCCCCATGGACACGGTGGGTGAGCTGGGCGCGTACCTCCGGGCGCGCCGCGAGCGGCTGCGTCCGCAGGACGTCGAGCTGCCGCCGGGAACCAGGCGCCGGGTGCCGGGGCTGCGGCGCGAGGAGGTCGCGCTGCTCGCCGGGATCAGCGTCGAGTACTACCTGCGGCTGGAGCAGGGCCGCGACCAGCGCCCGTCGGACCAGGTGCTCGACAGCCTGGCCCGCGCGCTGCGGCTGGACGCCGACGCGGAGGGGTACCTGCGTACGCTCGCCCGGCCGCGGCCACCGGCGGCGCGGCGCCGACCCACCCGGCCGGAGCGGGTCGGCCCGGGCCTGCGCGCGCTGATCGACCAGTGGACCACCACGCCCGCCACGGTGGTCGGCCGCTCCCTGACGACGCTGGCGGCCAACCCGCTGGCCGTCGCGCTCAACCCGTACTTCGCGCCCGGTGTCGGCACGCTGCGCGCCGCGTTCCTCGAACCGGGGATGCGCGCGTACTACCGCGACTGGGAGACCATGACCGCGAAGACCGTCGCCCACCTGCGCTCCATGGTCGCGGGGGTGGACGACCCTCGTGTGCTGGAGCTGATCGGCGAGTTGAGCCTGCGCAGCGAGCGGTTCCGCACGCTCTGGGCCCGGCAGGACGTCCGCGTCAAGGCCAGCGGGGTCACGCTGCTGCGGCATCCGCAGGTGGGTGACCTCGACCTGCACTACGAGAAGCTGGCGCTGCCGGAGGCGCCCGGGCAGATGCTGGTCACGTACCACGCACAGCCGGGAACCGCGTCGTACGAGCGGCTGCACCTCCTGGCCCACCTCGCGGAACGGCCCGAGCAGGGGGCCCGGTGGCAGGAGGAGGAGCGGGCGGAGGAAGGACGGGCGGCGACGAGGCAGCCGGGCGCGGGTCGGCCCGGCGCAGGTCGGCCCGGCGCGCGGCAGCCGGAGGAGGGCGCGCGGCAGCCGGAGCTGGGCGCGCCGCCGGGGGATGCCGCGCCGCCGCTTCGTTGAGCGCCGGCGCCGTGGCGCGGACGGTGCGGACGGTGCGGACGGCCTGGAACGGCGGATACGGCGTGTCGGCCCCGACACGTTGACACGCCGAGGGGACGCAACGATCCTGAGCAAGCGCTTGGACAGCCGCACCCCAGGAGGTCACCGCCATGCCGCAGCCCCGCGTCTTCGCCTCGCTCGACGAGTTGCGCGCCGCCGTCGGCGAGCAGCTCGGCTGGTCGGACTGGATCGAGGTCGAGCAGGAGCGGATCGACCGGTTCGCCGAGGCGACCGGTGACCACCAGTGGATCCACGTCGACCCCGAACGGGCGGCGCAGGGCCCCTTCCACACCACCATCGCGCACGGCTTCCTCACGCTCTCGCTGATCCCGTCGCTGACCCCGCGGCTGTTCCGCGTCGAAGGGGTCCGGATGGGCGTCAACTACGGCGTGAACAAGGTCCGCTTCCCCGCGCCCGTGCCGGTGGGGTCGCGGCTGCGGGCCACCGCGACGGTCGCCGACGTGTCGGAGGCGGGCGGCGGCGTCCAACTCGTCACCCAGGTGACGGTCGAGCGCGAGGGCGGCGAGAAGCCGGTGTGCGTGGCGGAGACGGTGTCGCGGTTCTACCTCTGAGCGGCGCCGACGTGGCGCGGCTCGCGGGCAGGCGCGGCGGGTCGGCGCGGCAGGTCGGGCGGCGTATCGGCGTATCGACACATCGGTGTACCGGCGTACCGGGTCGTCGTGCGCGGCGACGGGTGACCGTGTCGACATGGCGACTGCTCAGTCGATCCGGCGGACCATCCGCAGCACGAGCCCGGCGTACAGGGTCCCGACCTCGTCGGGCGTGCGGCTGCCGTCCGGGCTGAACCAGCGCGCCACGTCGATGCAGAGCGACAGCACCGCGAGCGTGGTGCCGGAGACGTCGGGCACGTCGAACTCGCCGGTCGTCACGCCGTCCTTGACAATCGTCCGGATCGCGTCCTCGCTCCGGCGGCGCAGCACGACGATCTCGCGGTAGTGCTCGGGGGCGAGGGCACCGAGTTCGTACTGCACGATGCGGCCGGTGGTGTGGTGCTCGGCGTGCCAGCGGACGAAGACGCGGACCGCCGCCGCGAGGCGTTCGGCCGGTGCGCCCTCGGCGTCGCGGGCCTCCTCCAGCATGGCCAGCGAGCGGTGGTGGCCGACCTTGCTGATCTGGTAGAGCAGCTCCTCCTTGGTCTTGTAGTGGATGTAGAGCGCGGCGGGGCTCATCCCGGCCCGTCCGGCGATGTCCCGGGTGGTGGTGGCGTGGTAGCCGCGCTCCGCGAACGCCTCGACCGCGGCGATCACCAGCCGCCTCGCGGCGTCGGGGGTGATGTCACCCCACGCCTCGCCGGTTGCCGCCTCCGCAGCCGTCATCGCACGCTCCTCACACCCGTCACACCCATGTGGTCGACAGGGCCACACCCTACCGTCACGGGTGAGCAAGCGCTTAGCCGAAGCTCGGGAGGCGGGGGCGTGCAGGGGCCGTCCCCGCCGGCGGGGCGCGCGGCCCGGGCGCGCCGGGGCGCGCGGGCAGGCAGTGCCTAGAACGCGGAGATTCCGGTCAGCGCCCGCCCGATCAGCAGCTTGTGTATCTGGCTGGTGCCTTCGTACAGCGTCATCACCCGCGCGTCGCGCAGCAGCTTTCCCGCCGGGTACTCGTCGATGTAGCCGTAACCGCCGAACACCTGGAGCGCGTTGTTGGCGCAGCGCACCGCGGCCTCGCTGGCGTAGAGCTTGGCGACCGACGACTCGGTGGCGAAGGGCCGCCCGCGGTCGATGAGGTCGGCGACGCGCCAGGTGAGCAGCCGGGCGGCGTCCACGTCCACGGCGATGTCGGCGATCATCTCCTGGACGAGCTGGTGCCGGGCGATCGGCACCCCGAACTGCTCGCGCTGCCCGGCGTAGCCGGTGGCCGCCTCCAGACACGCCTGCGCGATCCCGACGCACCCGGCCGCCACCGACATCCGTCCCTTGGCGAGCGCGGACATGGCGACGGAGAAGCCCTTGCCCTCGGGCCCGAGCATCGCGTCGGCCGGGACCCGCACCGCGTCGAGCACCAGCTCGGCCGTGGCCTGGCCGCGCAGGCCGAGCTTGCCGTGCACCTCCCGGCGGGTCAGGCCCGGGGCGTCGGCCGGCACGAGGAACGCGCTCACCCCCCGGTGCCCCTCCCCGCCGGTGCGCGCGAAGAGCAGCACCACGTCGGCCCAGGTCCCGTTGGTGATGAACATCTTGCTGCCGGTGATCACGTACCCGTCGCCGTCGCGCACCGCGCGGGTGGTGAGATTGGCGGCGTCCGACCCGGTCCCGGGCTCGGTGAGGCCGAAGCAGCCGATCGCGTCGCCGGCCGTCAGCCGCGGCAGCCACGCCCGCTTCTGGGCCCCGCTCCCCCAGTGCGCTATCGACTTGGCGACAAGGCCGAGCGAGACCGACACGATCCCGCGCACCGCGGAGTCCCCGCGCCCCAGTTCCTCGGTGACCAGGCAGTACGCGAGGTGGTCGCCACCCGAGCCACCGTACTCCTCGCCGATGGTCAGGCCGAGGAAGCCGAGCGAGCCGAGCTTCTTCACGATCCCGCGGTCCACGCCCTCCGCCCGGTCCCACGCGGCGGCGTGCGGAACGATCTCCCGATCCGCGAAGTCCCTGGCCAGCGCCTTCACGGCAGCCTGTTCCTCGGACAGCTCAAGGTCCACCGCGGTCACCCGGCCCTTCTGGACTTCCCTAAACTACCGGCGCTAGTTTTTGGTCGGCAGCCTCTACTATGTGCCGCATGGCCCGCCCCCGCAAGCCCCTGCTCAGCCGCGACCGCATCGTGACGACGGCGCTCGCCCTCATCGACGAGGAGGGCCTCGCCGCGCTGTCCACCCGTCGGCTCGCGGCGGAACTCGGGGTCAGCGGGCCGTCCCTGTACAACCACTTCGCCACCAAGGAGGCGATCCTCGACGCGGCCGCCGACACGGTCATCG encodes:
- a CDS encoding MaoC family dehydratase, with the translated sequence MPQPRVFASLDELRAAVGEQLGWSDWIEVEQERIDRFAEATGDHQWIHVDPERAAQGPFHTTIAHGFLTLSLIPSLTPRLFRVEGVRMGVNYGVNKVRFPAPVPVGSRLRATATVADVSEAGGGVQLVTQVTVEREGGEKPVCVAETVSRFYL
- a CDS encoding TetR/AcrR family transcriptional regulator, whose translation is MTAAEAATGEAWGDITPDAARRLVIAAVEAFAERGYHATTTRDIAGRAGMSPAALYIHYKTKEELLYQISKVGHHRSLAMLEEARDAEGAPAERLAAAVRVFVRWHAEHHTTGRIVQYELGALAPEHYREIVVLRRRSEDAIRTIVKDGVTTGEFDVPDVSGTTLAVLSLCIDVARWFSPDGSRTPDEVGTLYAGLVLRMVRRID
- a CDS encoding acyl-CoA dehydrogenase family protein; the encoded protein is MDLELSEEQAAVKALARDFADREIVPHAAAWDRAEGVDRGIVKKLGSLGFLGLTIGEEYGGSGGDHLAYCLVTEELGRGDSAVRGIVSVSLGLVAKSIAHWGSGAQKRAWLPRLTAGDAIGCFGLTEPGTGSDAANLTTRAVRDGDGYVITGSKMFITNGTWADVVLLFARTGGEGHRGVSAFLVPADAPGLTRREVHGKLGLRGQATAELVLDAVRVPADAMLGPEGKGFSVAMSALAKGRMSVAAGCVGIAQACLEAATGYAGQREQFGVPIARHQLVQEMIADIAVDVDAARLLTWRVADLIDRGRPFATESSVAKLYASEAAVRCANNALQVFGGYGYIDEYPAGKLLRDARVMTLYEGTSQIHKLLIGRALTGISAF